Proteins co-encoded in one Capnocytophaga ochracea DSM 7271 genomic window:
- the dnaE gene encoding DNA polymerase III subunit alpha, translating into MYLIFDTETTGLPRRWDAPLTDSDNWPRAVQIAWQLHDEWGALIEHQDFLIKPDGFDVPYDAEKVHGISTQLAEAQGLPIAEVFKAFNEALSKAQYVVGQNIGFDINIMGAEFYRYGVESPLTQMPVIDTCTEATANLCQIAGGKGGRYKLPTLTELHSFLFGVPFAEAHNATADVEATTRCFFELIRRGEGFQEGTFSSDYIKEFQGHHTSPIGLIGLTHVNLKEASDALRKSSSTVQTTEPHVDASLLENAVFAHLHNHTQHSILQSTTSIKDLVKITAKEKMPAVALTDSGNMMAAFHFVQAVQAHNKEAEAKNKEAEEKGETPTETLIKPIIGCEFNICENHLDRSRQDNGYQVVILAKNKQGYHNLTKMASIASTKGFYYVPRIDKVIVEQYKSDLIVLSGGMNGEVPSKILNIGTKQAEEALLWWKEQFGEDFYLEVMRHNQEDENRVNETLVEFSKKYGVKLIATNNTFYLHKKDANAHDILLCVKDGEKQKTPIGRGRGYRFGMPNNEYYFKTSAEMKALFKDIPEAILNIQEIIDKVEPYGLARDILLPKFDIPEEFQVEEDPTGKKGENNYLRHLTYEGAKRKYPEITDEVRERLDFELSIIEKTGYPGYFLIVQDFIAAARRMNVSVGPGRGSAAGSAVAFCLDITNMDPIKYDLLFERFLNPDRVSMPDIDIDFEDSGRQDVINYVIDKYGESQVARIITYGKMAAKSAIKDTARVLDVPLQESNRLAGLVPNGVSSLGKMFGWDDKTLKEKVRSEELPKVDELKRLLAGEGEEESTQTIQQANIIEGSVRNTGIHACGVIITPDDITNFVPVALAKDSDLFVTQFDNSVVESAGLLKMDFLGLSTLTLIKDTIENIKQTHNIELDAEAFPLDDKKTYELFQRGETVGIFQYESTGMQKYMRELKPTVFADLIAMNALYRPGPLEYIPSFIKRKHGIESIEYDLPDMEEYLKETYGITVYQEQVMLLSQKLAGFTKGEADVLRKAMGKKQIAVLAKMKPKFITQASEKGHDAQKLEKIWADWEKFAAYAFNKSHSTCYAWVGYQTAYLKANYPAEYMAAVLSNNMNDIKTITFFLEECHRMGVKVLPPDVNESLYKFTVNKNGDIRFGMGAVKGVGKAAVDTIVEQRQERPYTSIFDLAKRVDYKSINKKAFESIALAGGFDSFTNVHRAQYFHAEADGIPFLEKAIRFGTKYQESKNSAQMSLFGGESEVDIPEPAVPKCETWGNLEQLRREKEVVGIYISGHPLDDFKHELQNFCNISLSELQDLQPFINRELTVAGMVADLQHRTAKNGKGYGFFTLEDYDGSYEFKLFGDDYLNYQKYMVPGAFLYIKFKVVEGFLNRETNQRGEPRIQFLQMMQLQDVMETLSKKLTLHVNIEEINQDLIAKYKDLLQKHKGKQSIYFVVHHHNENIHLNMENGNLKVAITKSFLDDLDALFAKYHLNDRRMEKIVAKKTEDTHDDEEMAMEDLGLSE; encoded by the coding sequence ATGTACTTAATATTCGATACTGAAACCACGGGTTTACCCCGCCGTTGGGATGCCCCCCTTACTGATAGTGACAACTGGCCTCGCGCCGTGCAGATTGCTTGGCAATTGCACGATGAGTGGGGCGCACTCATTGAGCATCAGGACTTTTTGATAAAGCCCGATGGCTTCGACGTGCCTTATGATGCTGAAAAAGTACACGGTATTTCTACCCAATTAGCAGAAGCACAAGGCCTGCCTATCGCTGAGGTGTTCAAAGCTTTCAACGAGGCACTCAGCAAAGCGCAATACGTGGTGGGACAAAATATAGGCTTCGATATCAATATTATGGGGGCTGAGTTTTACCGCTATGGGGTGGAGAGTCCGCTTACGCAGATGCCTGTAATCGACACTTGTACTGAGGCAACTGCCAATCTATGCCAGATAGCTGGTGGAAAAGGAGGTCGTTATAAGTTGCCTACCCTCACCGAGTTGCACTCTTTCCTCTTTGGTGTACCATTTGCCGAGGCGCACAATGCCACTGCCGACGTGGAAGCAACTACACGCTGTTTCTTTGAATTGATACGTCGTGGTGAAGGCTTCCAAGAAGGTACTTTCAGTAGCGACTATATCAAAGAATTTCAAGGGCATCACACCTCACCTATAGGGCTTATCGGACTTACACACGTGAACCTCAAAGAGGCTTCTGATGCCTTGCGAAAAAGCAGTAGCACTGTACAAACTACCGAACCTCACGTCGATGCTTCACTGTTAGAAAATGCGGTATTCGCCCACCTGCACAACCATACACAACACTCTATATTACAATCTACTACGTCTATAAAAGACCTCGTAAAAATTACTGCTAAAGAAAAGATGCCTGCCGTGGCACTTACCGATAGTGGCAATATGATGGCTGCCTTCCACTTTGTACAAGCTGTACAAGCTCATAACAAAGAGGCAGAAGCTAAGAACAAGGAGGCAGAAGAAAAGGGCGAAACTCCTACCGAAACGCTTATCAAGCCTATTATAGGTTGTGAGTTCAATATCTGCGAAAATCACTTAGATAGAAGCCGACAAGACAACGGCTACCAAGTGGTGATTTTAGCTAAAAACAAACAAGGTTATCACAATCTTACCAAAATGGCTTCTATTGCTTCTACCAAAGGCTTTTACTATGTACCTCGTATCGACAAAGTGATTGTAGAGCAGTACAAAAGCGACCTAATAGTACTCTCAGGGGGTATGAATGGCGAAGTGCCATCAAAAATACTGAATATCGGTACAAAGCAGGCTGAAGAGGCGCTCTTGTGGTGGAAAGAGCAGTTCGGCGAGGATTTCTATTTAGAGGTGATGCGCCACAACCAAGAAGATGAAAACCGCGTAAACGAAACCCTTGTAGAGTTTTCTAAGAAATATGGGGTGAAACTCATTGCTACTAACAATACTTTCTATCTACATAAAAAAGATGCCAATGCCCACGATATTCTGTTGTGTGTGAAAGACGGCGAAAAACAGAAAACACCTATCGGGCGCGGTCGTGGCTATCGTTTTGGGATGCCTAACAATGAGTATTATTTCAAAACCTCAGCCGAAATGAAGGCGCTCTTCAAGGATATTCCTGAGGCGATTCTCAATATTCAAGAAATTATCGACAAGGTAGAACCTTATGGCTTGGCGCGTGATATTCTCTTGCCTAAGTTTGATATCCCCGAAGAATTTCAGGTGGAAGAAGACCCTACGGGCAAGAAAGGAGAAAACAACTATTTGCGTCATCTTACTTATGAAGGGGCTAAACGCAAATACCCCGAAATTACCGATGAGGTGAGGGAGCGTTTGGATTTCGAGCTTTCTATTATTGAAAAAACGGGTTACCCAGGTTACTTTTTGATAGTACAAGATTTTATTGCCGCAGCGCGACGTATGAACGTATCGGTAGGTCCTGGACGAGGTTCGGCTGCGGGCTCGGCAGTGGCGTTTTGTTTGGATATAACCAATATGGACCCAATTAAGTACGACCTGCTCTTTGAGCGTTTCCTTAACCCCGACCGTGTGTCAATGCCCGATATCGATATCGACTTCGAGGACTCTGGGCGCCAAGATGTCATCAACTATGTGATTGATAAGTATGGCGAGAGTCAGGTCGCACGGATTATCACCTATGGAAAAATGGCTGCTAAATCGGCTATCAAAGATACGGCTCGTGTATTAGATGTGCCTCTTCAAGAGTCAAATAGATTAGCAGGATTGGTGCCTAATGGAGTGTCGTCTTTAGGAAAGATGTTCGGTTGGGACGATAAAACCCTCAAAGAAAAAGTGCGTAGTGAAGAACTGCCAAAAGTAGACGAACTGAAACGTCTTTTAGCAGGAGAAGGGGAGGAGGAGAGTACTCAAACCATTCAGCAGGCAAATATTATTGAAGGTTCGGTGCGCAACACTGGTATCCACGCTTGTGGGGTGATTATTACCCCCGATGATATCACCAACTTTGTGCCAGTAGCTTTAGCCAAAGATTCAGACTTGTTTGTGACTCAGTTCGATAACTCGGTAGTAGAGAGCGCAGGATTGCTGAAAATGGACTTCTTGGGGCTCAGTACCCTTACCCTTATCAAAGATACTATTGAAAATATCAAACAAACTCATAATATAGAGCTGGATGCAGAGGCTTTTCCACTTGACGATAAAAAGACTTACGAACTCTTCCAACGCGGTGAAACGGTAGGGATTTTCCAATACGAGTCTACCGGTATGCAGAAGTATATGCGAGAGCTTAAACCTACCGTCTTTGCCGACCTGATAGCGATGAATGCCCTTTACCGTCCAGGGCCATTGGAATATATACCGAGCTTTATCAAGCGGAAACACGGCATTGAGTCTATTGAGTACGACCTCCCCGATATGGAGGAATACCTCAAAGAGACTTATGGGATTACCGTTTATCAAGAACAGGTGATGTTGCTATCGCAGAAGTTGGCAGGCTTTACCAAAGGTGAAGCCGACGTGTTGCGTAAGGCGATGGGTAAGAAACAAATAGCTGTGCTAGCCAAGATGAAGCCTAAGTTTATTACCCAAGCCTCCGAAAAAGGTCACGATGCCCAAAAACTCGAAAAGATATGGGCAGACTGGGAGAAATTTGCCGCTTATGCATTCAACAAATCGCACTCTACCTGCTATGCGTGGGTGGGTTACCAAACTGCCTACCTAAAAGCCAATTACCCTGCCGAGTATATGGCAGCGGTACTCTCTAACAATATGAACGACATCAAAACGATTACTTTCTTCCTCGAAGAGTGCCACCGAATGGGGGTCAAAGTATTACCTCCTGATGTAAATGAATCGTTGTACAAATTTACCGTAAATAAAAACGGCGATATACGCTTCGGTATGGGGGCTGTAAAAGGGGTAGGAAAAGCAGCCGTCGATACGATTGTAGAACAACGCCAAGAGCGTCCTTATACCTCTATTTTCGATTTGGCAAAACGCGTAGATTATAAGAGTATCAACAAAAAAGCCTTTGAAAGTATCGCTTTGGCAGGAGGTTTTGACTCGTTCACCAATGTACACCGTGCTCAGTACTTCCACGCCGAAGCCGATGGTATTCCATTCCTCGAAAAAGCCATTCGTTTTGGTACTAAATACCAAGAGAGTAAGAACTCTGCCCAAATGAGTCTGTTTGGTGGTGAGAGTGAAGTAGATATTCCTGAACCTGCTGTGCCTAAATGTGAAACGTGGGGTAACCTCGAGCAGTTGCGCCGTGAGAAGGAGGTGGTAGGTATCTATATCTCAGGGCACCCGCTCGACGATTTTAAGCACGAGTTACAAAACTTTTGCAATATCAGTCTATCGGAATTGCAAGACTTACAACCTTTTATTAACCGTGAACTCACTGTAGCGGGTATGGTAGCTGACCTGCAACATCGTACGGCTAAGAACGGAAAAGGTTACGGCTTTTTTACTCTTGAGGATTACGACGGCTCTTACGAGTTTAAACTCTTTGGAGATGATTATTTGAACTATCAGAAATATATGGTACCAGGGGCGTTTTTGTATATCAAATTTAAGGTGGTAGAAGGATTTCTCAATAGGGAAACCAACCAAAGAGGTGAACCTCGGATACAGTTTCTACAGATGATGCAGTTGCAAGATGTGATGGAAACCCTCTCTAAAAAACTTACTTTACACGTGAATATAGAGGAGATTAACCAAGATTTGATTGCAAAATACAAAGATTTACTACAAAAGCACAAAGGGAAACAGTCTATTTACTTTGTTGTGCACCATCACAATGAAAATATTCACCTAAATATGGAAAATGGTAATCTAAAGGTGGCGATTACTAAATCTTTTTTAGATGATTTAGACGCTCTATTTGCAAAATATCATCTCAATGACCGCAGAATGGAGAAAATAGTTGCTAAAAAGACAGAAGATACTCACGACGACGAGGAAATGGCAATGGAGGATTTGGGATTATCCGAGTAG
- a CDS encoding DUF1573 domain-containing protein encodes MKKFLTFVFLAFFGVMAYAQDAEISFKSEEIDYGNIKQGADGVRVFEFTNTGKAPLVITNVASSCGCTVPSWTNQPVAPGAKGKIEVKYDTNRVGPISKTITVTSNAKSSPVKGLRIRGNVQ; translated from the coding sequence ATGAAAAAGTTTTTAACATTTGTATTTTTAGCATTTTTTGGTGTAATGGCTTATGCCCAAGACGCTGAGATTTCTTTTAAATCTGAAGAAATTGATTACGGTAACATCAAACAAGGTGCAGACGGTGTGCGTGTGTTCGAGTTTACTAACACTGGTAAAGCACCCCTCGTAATTACTAACGTAGCTTCTTCTTGCGGTTGTACCGTTCCTTCTTGGACAAACCAACCCGTAGCACCAGGAGCTAAAGGGAAAATTGAAGTAAAATACGATACTAATCGTGTTGGACCTATCAGCAAGACTATTACTGTTACCTCCAATGCCAAATCAAGTCCTGTAAAAGGCTTACGTATCAGAGGAAATGTTCAATAA
- the asnS gene encoding asparagine--tRNA ligase encodes MYSIKKLLQDGKNIQGEITLKGWVRTFRSNRFIALNDGSTIDNLQVVVDFENTDPELLKRITTGAAIEVKGRLVESQGKGQNVELQASNISILGDSNPEEYPIQPKKHSLEFLRENAHLRVRSSTFSAVMRVRSTLAFAIHKYFQDNGFFYVNTPIITGSDAEGAGEMFRVTTLDAKNPPLNENGEVDYKKDFFGRETNLTVSGQLEGETFAMALGKIYTFGPTFRAENSNTSRHLAEFWMIEPEMAFYDLIDNMNLAEDFIKYVLQYTLEVRRDDLEFLNKRFLEEEKTKPQNERSTMSLIEKLEFVIHNQFKRVSYTEAIDILKNSNHNKKKKFQYPVNEWGVDLQSEHERYLVEKHFECPVILYDYPANIKAFYMRLNEDGKTVRAMDILFPGIGEIVGGSQREERYDVLKQKIADLHMDEATLWWYLDLRKFGTAVHSGFGLGFERLVLFATGMTNIRDVIPYPRTPQSAEF; translated from the coding sequence ATGTATTCGATTAAAAAATTATTACAAGACGGAAAAAACATACAAGGAGAAATCACCCTTAAAGGTTGGGTGCGCACCTTCCGCAGCAACCGCTTTATTGCCCTGAACGATGGTTCTACAATCGACAATTTACAAGTAGTAGTAGATTTTGAAAATACCGACCCTGAATTGCTTAAACGTATTACCACGGGAGCAGCTATTGAAGTAAAAGGAAGACTTGTGGAGAGTCAAGGTAAAGGGCAAAACGTAGAGTTACAAGCAAGTAACATAAGTATATTAGGTGATAGCAACCCTGAAGAATACCCTATCCAACCTAAAAAACACTCACTTGAATTCTTGAGAGAAAACGCTCACTTACGCGTGCGCTCTAGTACTTTTAGTGCAGTGATGCGCGTGCGTTCTACTTTAGCTTTTGCTATTCACAAATACTTTCAAGACAATGGCTTTTTCTACGTGAATACGCCTATTATCACGGGTAGTGATGCCGAAGGGGCTGGAGAGATGTTTCGTGTAACAACCTTAGATGCCAAAAATCCACCACTTAATGAAAACGGCGAAGTAGACTACAAGAAAGACTTCTTCGGTAGGGAGACAAATCTTACCGTATCAGGTCAGTTAGAAGGTGAGACTTTTGCGATGGCGCTTGGTAAGATTTACACCTTTGGACCTACCTTCCGTGCTGAAAACTCCAATACCTCACGCCACTTAGCTGAGTTCTGGATGATAGAGCCCGAAATGGCGTTCTATGACCTTATTGACAATATGAATTTGGCGGAAGATTTTATTAAATACGTATTGCAATATACCTTGGAAGTACGTCGTGACGACCTTGAGTTCTTGAACAAAAGATTTTTAGAAGAAGAGAAGACTAAACCACAGAACGAGCGTAGCACAATGTCACTCATCGAAAAACTTGAATTTGTAATTCACAATCAGTTTAAGAGGGTGAGCTATACTGAAGCGATAGATATTTTAAAGAATAGCAATCACAATAAAAAGAAGAAATTTCAATACCCTGTAAACGAATGGGGTGTAGATTTGCAAAGCGAACACGAGCGCTATTTGGTGGAAAAACACTTTGAGTGTCCTGTAATTCTATACGACTATCCAGCAAATATCAAAGCGTTTTATATGCGCTTAAATGAAGACGGTAAAACGGTGCGCGCAATGGATATTCTCTTCCCAGGAATAGGTGAAATTGTAGGAGGCTCACAACGTGAAGAACGTTACGATGTGCTCAAACAAAAAATAGCCGACCTTCATATGGACGAGGCAACTCTTTGGTGGTACTTAGACCTTCGTAAGTTCGGTACAGCAGTACACAGTGGCTTTGGTTTAGGTTTTGAGCGCTTGGTACTCTTTGCTACTGGAATGACCAATATCCGTGATGTGATACCTTACCCACGCACACCACAGAGTGCAGAGTTTTAA